The Erinaceus europaeus chromosome 16, mEriEur2.1, whole genome shotgun sequence genome includes a window with the following:
- the OAZ2 gene encoding ornithine decarboxylase antizyme 2 (protein translation is dependent on polyamine-induced +1 ribosomal frameshift) has product MINTQDSSILPLSNRPQLQCCRHTVPGPLWCSDAPHPLSKIPGGRGGGRDPSLSALIHKDEKLTVTQDLPGNEGRPHVVHFQYEVTEVKVSSWDAVLSSQSLFVEIPDGLLADGSKEGLLALLEFAEEKMKVNYVFICFRKGREDRAPLLKTFSFLGFEIVRPGHPCVPSRPDVMFMVYPLDQSLSDED; this is encoded by the exons ATGATAAACACCCAGGACAG TAGCATTTTGCCTTTGAGTAACCGTCCCCAGCTCCAGTGCTGCAGGCACACCGTTCCAGGGCCTCTGTGGTGCTCC GATGCCCCCCACCCACTGTCGAAGATCCCCGGTGGGCGAGGGGGCGGCAGGGATCCTTCTCTCTCAGCTCTAATACACAAG GACGAGAAGCTCACTGTGACCCAGGACCTCCCTGGGAACGAGGGGAGGCCCCACGTCGTCCACTTCCAGTATGAGGTTACCGAGGTGAAGGTCTCTTCCTGGGACGCCGTCCTGTCCAGCCAGAGCCTGTTCGTAGAGATCCCGGATGGATTATTAGCTGATGGGAGCAAAGAAGG ATTGTTAGCACTGCTGGAGTTCGCTGAGGAGAAGATGAAAGTGAACTATGTCTTCATCTGCTTCAGGAAGGGCCGGGAAGACAGAG CCCCGCTCCTGAAGACCTTCAGCTTCCTGGGCTTTGAGATCGTGCGTCCAGGCCACCCCTGCGTCCCCTCGCGGCCAGATGTGATGTTCATGGTTTACCCCCTGGACCAGAGCTTGTCAGACGAGGACTAG